The following are encoded together in the Pseudomonas xantholysinigenes genome:
- a CDS encoding ABC transporter substrate-binding protein, producing the protein MRTVFRHLLTPLFVALLGALPAVADAAQPDVIRIAVPDLSAGSKPAAGGVVDVLRDQQLLEKEFAKDGIRIDWRFFKGAGPVVNEALANGQADFAYLGDLAAIIGKANGLDTRVLSAGVRGVKSYLGVVPGSGIHSLQDLKGKRVAVFRGTANQLSFASALASQGLSERELKVINLDFNAANAALAAKQIDATWGLSNLLSLRERGLVELPVNSRDLEGAGSTQAVLLGTGDFIRQHPDLTQRLVNAQQQAVQWLRDEHNRDAYIALVASTANWPQAILRDDLAQENLANYFDPRLDAGFVSLLQQGVDLAAKERLIRRGFQVADWIEPRFLDAALQQDQAIQAAR; encoded by the coding sequence ATGAGAACCGTCTTCCGCCACTTGCTCACCCCCTTGTTCGTCGCCCTGCTGGGGGCCCTGCCCGCGGTTGCCGATGCCGCCCAGCCCGACGTGATCCGCATTGCCGTGCCCGACCTGAGTGCCGGCAGCAAGCCCGCCGCTGGCGGCGTGGTGGACGTGCTGCGCGACCAGCAACTGCTGGAAAAAGAATTCGCCAAGGACGGCATCCGTATCGACTGGCGCTTCTTCAAGGGGGCCGGCCCGGTGGTCAACGAGGCATTGGCCAACGGCCAGGCGGACTTCGCCTACCTGGGCGACCTGGCCGCGATCATCGGCAAGGCCAACGGTCTGGACACCCGCGTGCTGTCGGCCGGGGTGCGTGGGGTGAAGAGTTACCTCGGCGTGGTGCCGGGGTCGGGCATCCACAGCCTGCAAGACCTCAAGGGCAAGCGTGTGGCGGTGTTCCGCGGCACGGCCAACCAGTTGTCGTTCGCCAGTGCCCTGGCCAGCCAGGGCTTGTCCGAGCGCGAGCTGAAAGTCATCAACCTGGATTTCAACGCGGCCAATGCCGCCCTGGCCGCCAAGCAGATCGACGCCACCTGGGGCCTGTCGAACCTGTTGTCGCTGCGTGAGCGGGGCCTGGTCGAACTGCCGGTCAACTCCCGTGACCTCGAAGGCGCCGGCAGCACCCAGGCGGTGCTGCTGGGTACCGGCGATTTCATCCGCCAGCATCCCGACCTCACCCAGCGCCTGGTCAACGCCCAGCAGCAGGCGGTGCAGTGGCTACGCGATGAGCACAACCGCGACGCCTACATCGCCCTGGTGGCCAGCACCGCCAACTGGCCACAGGCGATCTTGCGCGACGACCTGGCCCAGGAAAACCTCGCCAATTATTTCGACCCGCGCCTGGACGCCGGCTTCGTGAGCCTGTTGCAACAGGGCGTGGACTTGGCCGCCAAGGAGCGTCTGATCCGCCGCGGCTTCCAGGTCGCCGACTGGATCGAACCGCGTTTTCTCGACGCGGCCCTGCAACAGGACCAGGCCATCCAGGCCGCCCGCTGA
- a CDS encoding TauD/TfdA dioxygenase family protein has product MSNAALASAPQPLELDIHPVAGRIGAEIRGIKLSADLDPATVDAIQAALVRHKVIFFRAQTHLDDVGQEAFAQLLGEPIAHPTVPVVDGTSYLLQLDGAEGQRANSWHTDVTFVDAYPKASILRSVVAPAAGGDTVWANTAAAYQELPEPLRALADQLWAVHSNEYDYASVKPDVDPAKLERYRKVFTSTVYETEHPVVRVHPISGERTLQLGHFVKRIKDYSLADSQHLFALLQGHVTRLENTVRWRWQAGDVAIWDNRATQHYAVDDYGTQPRIVRRVTLAGEVPVGVDGQLSRSTRKG; this is encoded by the coding sequence ATGAGCAACGCTGCATTGGCCTCCGCGCCACAACCTCTCGAGCTGGACATCCACCCCGTCGCCGGGCGCATCGGCGCCGAGATCCGTGGCATCAAGCTGTCCGCCGACCTCGATCCGGCCACTGTCGACGCCATCCAGGCGGCGCTGGTGCGACACAAGGTGATCTTCTTCCGGGCCCAGACCCATCTGGATGACGTGGGCCAGGAAGCCTTCGCCCAATTGCTCGGCGAGCCCATCGCCCACCCCACCGTGCCGGTGGTGGACGGCACCAGCTACCTGCTCCAGCTCGACGGTGCCGAAGGACAGCGGGCCAACTCCTGGCATACCGACGTGACCTTCGTCGATGCCTACCCCAAGGCCTCGATCCTGCGCAGCGTGGTGGCGCCGGCCGCCGGCGGCGACACGGTGTGGGCCAACACCGCCGCGGCCTACCAGGAGTTGCCCGAGCCGTTGCGTGCCCTGGCCGACCAGCTGTGGGCGGTGCACAGCAACGAATACGACTACGCCAGCGTCAAGCCTGACGTCGACCCGGCCAAGCTCGAGCGCTATCGCAAGGTATTCACCTCGACCGTGTACGAAACCGAGCACCCGGTGGTACGGGTGCACCCGATCAGCGGCGAGCGGACGTTGCAGCTGGGGCACTTCGTCAAGCGCATCAAGGACTATTCGCTGGCTGACTCGCAGCATCTGTTCGCGTTGCTGCAGGGGCATGTGACGCGCCTGGAGAACACCGTGCGCTGGCGCTGGCAGGCGGGGGACGTGGCGATCTGGGACAACCGCGCGACCCAGCATTACGCGGTGGATGACTACGGCACCCAGCCGCGCATCGTGCGCCGGGTGACCCTGGCCGGCGAGGTGCCGGTGGGGGTGGATGGGCAGCTTAGCCGGAGCACGCGCAAGGGCTGA
- a CDS encoding IS110 family transposase gives MSVFVGVDVAKKSFDIAIPLPNGKMRTKAKLSNDPGGFRQFSDWLERHAEPGAWIVMEATGIYHEALAEHCHNQGYRVCILNPAVIAKFADVELRRVKTDKADAKVIAAYGQQKAVSLRQWEPEPPAQRRLRALVRRLDDLKEMRQMEQNRLDVALDAVQQSIQDVIGHINEELEKTRKAIEQTIDDDPDLRKRRELITSIDGLGDTTATLLLAELGDPLKYQSPSAIVAFSGLNPVVQQSGEFIGKSTISRTGASRLRAGLWMSGTVSIRHNPVVKELAERLSSRHKAYKQIVCAAMRKLLHLVYGVVKSGIPFDPKIPLAG, from the coding sequence ATGTCCGTCTTTGTTGGCGTTGATGTCGCCAAAAAATCTTTCGACATTGCCATCCCGCTCCCCAATGGCAAGATGCGCACCAAAGCCAAGCTGTCCAATGATCCTGGAGGGTTCAGGCAGTTTAGCGACTGGCTTGAGCGCCATGCTGAACCAGGCGCCTGGATTGTTATGGAGGCTACAGGCATCTATCACGAAGCGCTGGCCGAGCACTGTCACAACCAAGGTTATCGGGTGTGCATTCTGAACCCGGCGGTGATTGCGAAATTCGCTGACGTGGAGCTTCGGCGCGTCAAAACAGATAAGGCTGACGCCAAAGTCATTGCTGCCTATGGCCAACAAAAGGCTGTCTCGCTTCGCCAGTGGGAGCCTGAGCCCCCTGCGCAGCGCCGCTTGCGTGCTCTGGTGCGGCGACTGGACGACCTCAAGGAAATGCGCCAGATGGAGCAGAATCGTTTGGATGTCGCACTAGATGCGGTACAGCAGTCGATTCAAGACGTAATCGGGCACATCAACGAAGAGCTGGAAAAGACCAGGAAGGCCATCGAGCAGACGATCGATGATGATCCAGACCTGCGCAAGCGACGTGAGCTGATTACCTCGATTGATGGTTTGGGTGACACCACTGCTACGTTGCTGCTCGCCGAACTGGGCGATCCACTGAAATACCAAAGCCCTTCTGCGATTGTCGCGTTTTCAGGCTTAAACCCAGTGGTGCAGCAATCGGGAGAGTTCATAGGTAAGAGCACTATTTCGCGTACAGGCGCCTCAAGGCTGCGTGCAGGCTTGTGGATGTCAGGCACTGTCTCAATCAGACATAACCCTGTTGTGAAGGAACTGGCAGAGCGGTTGAGCAGCCGGCACAAAGCTTACAAACAGATCGTCTGCGCGGCGATGCGCAAGCTGCTGCACCTGGTTTACGGGGTGGTGAAGTCGGGGATACCGTTTGACCCCAAAATCCCTCTTGCGGGGTGA
- a CDS encoding LysR family transcriptional regulator produces the protein MHIDLRQLRHFIALVEHRSFVGAAAAVNLSQSAFSRSIQTLEHNVGCRLVDRASKELAPTRQGLLVLEHSRRLVHGAHNLVNEINQFNGATTGVVRFGSGPAPAGGLVPRAVARFVAEYPAARTCFQVDNWQALNRRLMAEEIEFFVADTRQFEADPDYQVHKLAPQRWHFCCRAGHPLTELAEVRARDLFNYPLATTFRPPNIRKILSDLSGRQDFLPSVECEHGYALLNVVLHSNTIGIACSANLRPYEGLVALRLVDLAPEQEEAFYTRYGVVSRVGYGLSALARGLVRQLIACDSES, from the coding sequence ATGCATATCGACCTGCGCCAACTTCGCCACTTCATCGCCCTTGTCGAGCACCGCAGCTTCGTCGGCGCGGCAGCGGCGGTGAACCTCTCGCAATCGGCCTTCAGCCGCAGCATCCAGACGCTGGAACACAACGTCGGCTGCCGCCTGGTCGACCGCGCCAGCAAGGAGCTGGCGCCGACCCGCCAGGGCCTGCTGGTGCTGGAACATTCGCGGCGGCTGGTGCATGGCGCGCACAATCTGGTCAACGAGATCAACCAGTTCAACGGTGCTACCACCGGGGTGGTGCGCTTCGGCTCGGGGCCGGCGCCGGCCGGGGGCCTGGTGCCACGGGCGGTGGCACGCTTCGTGGCCGAATATCCAGCGGCGCGCACGTGCTTCCAGGTGGATAACTGGCAGGCGTTGAACCGCCGCCTGATGGCCGAGGAGATCGAGTTCTTCGTCGCCGATACCCGTCAGTTCGAGGCCGACCCGGACTACCAGGTGCACAAGCTGGCGCCACAGCGCTGGCACTTCTGCTGCCGGGCCGGGCATCCGCTGACCGAGCTTGCCGAGGTGCGTGCGCGGGACCTGTTCAACTATCCGTTGGCGACCACCTTCCGCCCGCCGAACATCCGCAAGATCCTCAGCGACCTCAGTGGGCGGCAGGACTTCCTGCCCAGTGTCGAGTGCGAGCATGGCTATGCATTGCTCAACGTGGTGCTGCACTCGAACACCATCGGCATCGCCTGCAGTGCGAACTTGCGGCCTTATGAAGGGCTGGTGGCACTTAGGCTGGTGGACCTGGCGCCGGAGCAGGAGGAGGCGTTCTATACCCGCTATGGGGTGGTGAGCCGGGTGGGGTATGGCTTGTCGGCGCTGGCGCGGGGGTTGGTGAGGCAGTTGATTGCCTGTGATAGCGAGTCATAG
- a CDS encoding TonB-dependent receptor translates to MSRLSRWPARASLFTLQPLAAGVLLAAAGSSFAEDPVGAVPAATRDTQLGTVTVNARRREESAQSVPTPISVLNSETLETQRIYRVQDLQQLVPSTNVAYVHARQSSISIRGLGNNPASDGLEGSVGVYLDNVYLGRPGMAVFDLLDVEQLEVLRGPQGTLFGKNTTAGVLNITTRKPTFHQEGSVQSSLGEDGYWQTQGSFSGPLTDTLAGRISAYHTEDDGYVKNVYNGHDLNGGKRQGFRTQLLFKPSETFNLRWIGEYNEENSDNGILSLYSTGPTLNGVNRYESLARQAGATLVSGKDRKVNFDSDQMVKVFQGGTSVEANWTLPNDFTLTSISAYRWWDFTPRNDDGLNVPVFYNAGVSVRDKQYSQEIRLASPTGGFFDYVLGAYYFKQDLDNKSFTYNGPQADIWNLTPAGALANVTTIGNGHIDTDSYALFAQGTWHLTERLDFTAGVRGTYEEKSAWVTRDAPSGGVPVSGAAAAARQGRVGAYDSGDLNQYSFAPSGLLSLSYRFSDDLLGYASLSHGEKSGGVNLTVGAAPRLGTDSLLVGTERANNAELGIKSSWFDNRLQFNTNLFWTEVHGYQANVYDQVNRVQYLANAGSVRSRGLEFEATAAPLRGLTLNFNGSWNDVRYTEYDDAPCPPEISLANAAATCDLSGHQVVGASKYIANLNGQYKWQLTERIEPYVSASYAFRSKAVGTIDDSDYGQIPSYAIVNLSTGVRLDQGDGVLDLSLWVKNAGDKTYFTSLWNSANGGYAGVLGTPRTVGATARYDF, encoded by the coding sequence ATGTCCCGACTTTCCCGTTGGCCGGCGCGCGCGTCGTTGTTCACCTTGCAACCCCTGGCAGCCGGTGTGTTGCTGGCCGCTGCCGGCAGCAGCTTCGCCGAGGATCCCGTCGGCGCCGTGCCGGCCGCCACCCGGGACACCCAGCTCGGCACCGTCACCGTCAATGCCCGGCGCCGCGAAGAGAGCGCGCAGAGCGTGCCCACGCCGATCAGTGTGTTGAACAGCGAAACCCTGGAAACCCAACGCATCTACCGAGTGCAGGACTTGCAGCAATTGGTGCCGAGCACCAACGTCGCGTATGTGCACGCCCGCCAGTCGAGCATTTCGATTCGCGGCCTGGGCAACAACCCGGCCAGCGATGGCCTGGAAGGCAGCGTCGGCGTGTACCTGGACAACGTCTACCTGGGCCGCCCGGGCATGGCGGTGTTCGACCTGCTCGATGTCGAGCAGCTGGAGGTGCTGCGCGGCCCGCAGGGCACATTGTTCGGCAAGAACACCACCGCTGGCGTGCTCAACATCACCACGCGCAAGCCGACCTTCCACCAGGAAGGCAGCGTGCAGTCGTCGCTGGGCGAGGATGGCTACTGGCAGACCCAGGGCAGTTTCTCCGGCCCGCTCACCGATACCTTGGCCGGGCGCATCAGTGCGTACCACACCGAGGACGACGGCTATGTGAAGAACGTCTACAACGGGCATGACCTCAACGGTGGCAAGCGCCAGGGCTTCCGAACCCAGCTGCTGTTCAAGCCCAGCGAAACCTTCAACCTGCGCTGGATCGGCGAGTACAACGAGGAAAACTCCGATAACGGCATCCTCAGCCTGTACAGCACGGGCCCCACCCTTAACGGCGTGAACCGCTATGAAAGCCTGGCCCGCCAGGCTGGCGCCACGCTGGTGTCGGGCAAGGACCGTAAGGTCAATTTCGATTCCGATCAGATGGTCAAGGTGTTCCAGGGCGGCACCTCGGTGGAGGCCAACTGGACGCTGCCCAACGACTTCACCCTCACCTCGATCAGCGCCTACCGCTGGTGGGACTTCACCCCGCGCAACGACGACGGACTCAATGTGCCGGTGTTCTACAACGCCGGCGTATCGGTGCGCGACAAGCAGTATTCCCAGGAAATCCGCCTGGCCTCGCCCACCGGTGGTTTCTTCGACTATGTGCTGGGCGCCTATTACTTCAAGCAGGACCTGGACAACAAGTCGTTCACCTACAACGGCCCCCAGGCTGATATCTGGAACCTCACGCCGGCCGGTGCCCTGGCCAACGTCACCACGATCGGTAATGGTCATATCGATACCGACAGCTATGCACTGTTCGCCCAGGGCACCTGGCACCTCACCGAGCGCCTGGACTTCACCGCCGGGGTGCGCGGCACTTATGAAGAGAAGAGCGCCTGGGTGACCCGCGATGCGCCGAGCGGTGGCGTGCCGGTCAGCGGCGCGGCCGCGGCAGCCCGCCAGGGCCGGGTGGGCGCCTACGATTCGGGTGATCTGAACCAGTACAGCTTTGCGCCCTCCGGCCTGCTGAGCCTGAGCTATCGCTTCAGCGATGACCTGCTGGGCTATGCCAGCCTGTCCCACGGCGAGAAGTCCGGCGGCGTCAACCTCACCGTCGGCGCAGCGCCACGGCTGGGCACCGACTCGCTGCTGGTGGGCACCGAGCGCGCCAACAACGCCGAACTCGGGATCAAGAGCAGCTGGTTCGACAACCGCCTGCAGTTCAACACCAACCTGTTCTGGACCGAAGTGCACGGCTACCAGGCCAACGTCTACGACCAGGTCAACCGCGTGCAGTACCTGGCCAACGCCGGCAGCGTGCGCTCCCGTGGCCTGGAGTTCGAGGCCACGGCAGCACCGTTGCGCGGGCTGACGCTGAACTTCAACGGCTCGTGGAACGATGTGCGCTACACCGAGTACGACGACGCGCCGTGCCCGCCGGAGATCAGCCTGGCCAACGCCGCCGCCACCTGTGATTTGTCCGGCCACCAGGTGGTGGGTGCTTCCAAGTACATCGCCAACCTCAATGGCCAATACAAGTGGCAACTGACCGAGCGCATCGAGCCCTATGTCAGTGCCAGCTACGCCTTCCGTTCCAAGGCCGTCGGCACCATCGATGACTCCGACTACGGCCAGATCCCAAGCTACGCCATCGTCAACCTCTCCACCGGCGTGCGCCTGGACCAGGGCGACGGCGTGCTCGACCTGTCGCTGTGGGTGAAGAACGCCGGCGACAAGACCTACTTCACCAGCCTGTGGAACTCCGCCAACGGCGGCTACGCCGGCGTGCTGGGCACCCCGCGCACCGTGGGCGCCACCGCCCGTTATGACTTCTGA
- a CDS encoding aryl-sulfate sulfotransferase, whose amino-acid sequence MNAKTQPHDLPEGACLTAKVPDRDQALLGDVVVNPYRLAPLTAIIRDGGRTLSAAHVRVLGRGERGVDIVYDVSDRSLWTYGGIPVFGLYPDHVNQVEVSYKLDGERIRERYEIYAPAVRLPVVAKQTAALPEVEPVKVAPGFEKRLYLFNHLLAEIPGGRAFKWNGLGGAAEWDSVGNNWIADSNGDVRWYLDIEQIHDSNHRDGLGGTMGFHQTRDGKLIWGQGQTYSKYDLLGRKVWQRNLPDKFADFSHEIRETVNGSYLLRVGTSDYRRPDGKRVRSIRDHIIEVNEAGDVLDFWDLNQILDPYRGELLETLGKAAIQLPDGVQRQDDRLANELAEGDLPFGDTPGIGTGRNWAHVNAIDYDADDDSIIVSARHQGVVKIGRDKQVKWILAAPQGWPARLQDKVLKPVGEGFEWSWTQHTAWLTGRGTLTVFDNGWGRDFGPTKLSGNYSRAVEYKVDEAKGTVEQLWQYGKERGDEWYSPITSVVAYRVDTDTQFIYSASVNYLTPEKLTTTVLNEVRRGSQEVAVELKVHSRQPGSVGYRALVIDLDKAF is encoded by the coding sequence ATGAATGCCAAGACCCAACCGCACGACCTGCCCGAGGGCGCCTGCCTCACCGCCAAGGTGCCCGACCGCGACCAAGCCCTGCTCGGCGACGTGGTGGTCAACCCGTACCGCCTGGCGCCGCTGACCGCGATCATCCGCGACGGTGGCCGCACCCTGAGCGCCGCCCATGTGCGCGTGCTGGGCCGTGGCGAGCGCGGTGTCGACATTGTCTACGACGTGTCCGACCGTTCGCTGTGGACCTATGGCGGCATCCCGGTGTTCGGCCTGTATCCGGATCACGTCAACCAGGTCGAGGTGAGCTACAAGCTCGACGGCGAGCGTATTCGCGAGCGCTACGAAATCTACGCGCCGGCGGTGCGCCTGCCGGTGGTGGCCAAGCAGACTGCCGCGCTGCCCGAGGTGGAGCCGGTCAAGGTCGCCCCCGGTTTCGAAAAGCGCCTGTACCTGTTCAATCACCTGCTGGCCGAGATCCCGGGCGGGCGCGCCTTCAAGTGGAATGGCCTGGGTGGCGCCGCCGAGTGGGACTCGGTGGGCAACAACTGGATCGCCGACAGCAACGGTGACGTACGCTGGTACCTGGACATCGAGCAGATCCACGATTCCAACCACCGTGACGGTCTGGGCGGCACCATGGGCTTCCATCAGACCCGCGACGGCAAGCTGATCTGGGGGCAGGGCCAGACCTACTCCAAGTACGACCTGCTGGGACGCAAGGTGTGGCAGCGCAACCTGCCGGACAAGTTCGCCGACTTCTCCCACGAGATTCGCGAAACCGTAAACGGCAGCTACCTATTGCGGGTGGGCACCAGCGACTATCGCCGTCCGGACGGCAAGCGCGTGCGTTCGATCCGTGACCATATCATCGAGGTCAACGAAGCCGGGGATGTGCTGGACTTCTGGGACCTGAACCAGATCCTCGACCCGTACCGCGGCGAACTGCTGGAAACCCTGGGCAAGGCCGCGATCCAGCTGCCGGACGGTGTGCAGAGACAGGACGACCGGCTGGCCAACGAATTGGCCGAAGGCGACCTGCCATTCGGCGACACCCCGGGCATCGGCACCGGTCGCAACTGGGCCCACGTCAATGCCATCGACTACGACGCCGATGACGACAGCATCATCGTTTCAGCACGGCACCAGGGCGTGGTGAAGATCGGCCGCGACAAGCAGGTGAAGTGGATTCTCGCCGCCCCCCAGGGCTGGCCGGCGCGCCTGCAGGACAAGGTGCTCAAGCCCGTGGGCGAGGGCTTCGAGTGGTCCTGGACCCAGCACACCGCCTGGCTGACCGGCCGCGGCACGCTGACTGTGTTCGACAACGGCTGGGGGCGCGACTTCGGCCCGACCAAGCTCAGCGGCAACTACAGCCGGGCAGTGGAGTACAAGGTCGACGAGGCCAAGGGCACGGTCGAGCAGTTGTGGCAGTACGGCAAGGAGCGCGGGGATGAGTGGTACAGCCCGATCACTTCGGTGGTGGCCTACCGGGTGGATACCGACACCCAGTTCATCTATTCGGCTTCGGTGAACTACCTCACGCCCGAGAAGCTCACCACCACCGTGCTCAACGAAGTGCGTCGCGGCTCCCAGGAGGTGGCAGTGGAGCTGAAAGTGCACAGTCGCCAGCCGGGCAGCGTGGGCTACCGGGCGTTGGTGATCGACCTCGACAAGGCGTTCTGA
- the gabD gene encoding NADP-dependent succinate-semialdehyde dehydrogenase has protein sequence MQLKDAQLFRQQAFINGEWLDADSGQTIKVTNPATGEVIGSVPKMGAAETRRAIEAADKALPAWRALTAKERAGKLRRWFELMIEHQDDLARLMTTEQGKPLAEAKGEIAYAASFIEWFAEEAKRVYGDVIPGHQPDKRLIVIKQPIGVTAAITPWNFPAAMITRKAGPALAAGCTMVLKPASQTPYSALALVELATRAGIPAGVLSVITGSAGEVGSELTGNSLVRKLSFTGSTEIGRQLMEECAKDIKKVSLELGGNAPFIVFDDADLDKAVEGAIISKYRNNGQTCVCANRIYVQDGVYDAFAEKLKAAVAKLKIGNGLEEGTTTGPLIDGKAVAKVQEHIEDAVAKGAKVLSGGKLIEGNFFEPTILVDVPKTAAVAKEETFGPLAPLFRFKDEAEVIAMSNDTEFGLASYFYARDMSRVFRVAEALEYGMVGINTGLISNEVAPFGGIKASGLGREGSKYGIEDYLEIKYLCISV, from the coding sequence ATGCAGCTCAAAGACGCTCAGTTGTTCCGCCAGCAGGCCTTCATCAACGGTGAATGGCTGGATGCGGACAGCGGTCAGACCATCAAGGTGACCAACCCGGCCACCGGCGAAGTGATCGGCAGCGTGCCGAAGATGGGCGCCGCCGAGACCCGCCGCGCCATCGAGGCCGCCGACAAGGCCCTGCCGGCCTGGCGCGCACTGACTGCCAAGGAGCGTGCCGGCAAGCTGCGTCGCTGGTTCGAACTGATGATCGAGCACCAGGACGACCTGGCCCGCCTGATGACCACCGAGCAAGGCAAGCCGCTGGCCGAAGCCAAGGGTGAAATCGCCTACGCCGCCTCGTTCATCGAGTGGTTCGCCGAAGAGGCCAAGCGCGTCTACGGCGATGTCATCCCGGGCCACCAGCCGGACAAGCGCCTGATCGTCATCAAGCAGCCGATCGGCGTCACCGCTGCCATCACCCCGTGGAACTTCCCGGCCGCGATGATCACCCGTAAAGCCGGCCCGGCCCTGGCCGCCGGTTGCACCATGGTGCTCAAGCCCGCTTCGCAGACCCCGTACTCCGCCCTGGCCCTGGTCGAACTGGCCACCCGTGCCGGCATCCCGGCCGGCGTGCTGAGCGTGATCACCGGCAGCGCTGGCGAAGTTGGTAGCGAACTGACCGGCAACTCGCTGGTACGCAAGCTGTCCTTCACTGGCTCGACCGAGATCGGTCGCCAACTGATGGAAGAGTGCGCCAAGGACATCAAGAAGGTTTCCCTGGAGCTGGGCGGTAACGCGCCGTTCATCGTGTTCGACGACGCCGACCTGGACAAGGCGGTCGAGGGCGCGATCATCTCCAAGTACCGCAACAACGGCCAGACCTGCGTCTGCGCCAACCGCATCTATGTGCAGGACGGCGTCTATGATGCCTTCGCCGAGAAGCTGAAAGCCGCTGTCGCCAAGCTGAAGATCGGCAACGGCCTGGAAGAAGGCACCACCACTGGCCCACTGATCGACGGCAAGGCTGTCGCCAAGGTTCAGGAACACATCGAGGACGCCGTTGCCAAGGGTGCCAAGGTGCTGTCCGGTGGCAAGCTGATCGAAGGCAACTTCTTCGAGCCGACCATCCTCGTCGACGTGCCGAAAACCGCCGCCGTCGCCAAGGAAGAGACCTTCGGCCCGCTGGCGCCGCTGTTCCGTTTCAAGGACGAGGCCGAAGTCATCGCCATGTCCAACGACACCGAGTTCGGCCTGGCGTCGTACTTCTACGCCCGTGACATGAGCCGTGTGTTCCGTGTCGCCGAGGCCCTGGAATATGGCATGGTCGGCATCAACACCGGCCTGATTTCCAACGAAGTCGCGCCGTTCGGCGGCATCAAGGCCTCGGGCCTGGGCCGCGAAGGTTCCAAGTACGGTATCGAGGACTACCTCGAGATCAAATACCTGTGCATCAGCGTCTGA
- the gabT gene encoding 4-aminobutyrate--2-oxoglutarate transaminase, with amino-acid sequence MSKTNESLMQRRVAAVPRGVGQIHPIFVDTAKNSTVIDVEGRELIDFAGGIAVLNTGHLHPKVVAAVQDQLTKVSHTCFQVLAYEPYVELCEKINKLVPGNFDKKTLLVTTGSEAVENAVKIARAATGRAGVIAFTGGYHGRTMMTLGLTGKVVPYSAGMGLMPGGIFRALFPSELHGISVDDAIASVERIFKNDAEPRDIAAIILEPVQGEGGFLPAPKELMQRLRALCDQHGILLIADEVQTGAGRTGTFFAMEQMGVAPDLTTFAKSIAGGFPLAGVCGKAEYMDAIAPGGLGGTYAGSPIACAAALAVIEVFEEEQLLDRSKAVGERLTTGLREIQKKHSIIGDVRGLGSMIAVEVFEKGTHTPNAAAVAQVVAKARDKGLILLSCGTYGNVLRILVPLTAEDALLDKGLAIIEECFAELA; translated from the coding sequence ATGAGCAAGACCAACGAATCCTTGATGCAACGCCGTGTCGCCGCCGTCCCGCGTGGCGTTGGCCAGATCCACCCGATCTTCGTCGATACCGCGAAGAACTCGACGGTGATCGACGTTGAAGGCCGCGAACTGATCGACTTCGCCGGCGGCATCGCCGTACTCAACACCGGCCACCTGCACCCGAAAGTGGTCGCGGCCGTGCAAGATCAGCTGACCAAGGTCAGCCACACTTGCTTCCAGGTGCTGGCCTACGAGCCCTACGTCGAGCTGTGCGAGAAGATCAACAAGCTGGTCCCGGGCAACTTCGACAAGAAGACCTTGCTGGTGACCACCGGCTCCGAAGCCGTCGAGAACGCCGTGAAGATCGCCCGTGCCGCCACTGGCCGCGCCGGCGTGATCGCCTTCACCGGCGGCTACCACGGTCGCACCATGATGACCCTGGGCCTGACCGGCAAGGTCGTGCCGTACTCCGCTGGCATGGGCCTGATGCCCGGCGGCATCTTCCGCGCCCTGTTCCCGAGCGAGCTGCACGGTATCAGCGTCGACGACGCCATCGCCTCGGTCGAGCGCATCTTCAAGAACGACGCCGAGCCGCGTGACATCGCCGCGATCATTCTCGAGCCGGTGCAAGGCGAAGGCGGTTTCCTGCCTGCGCCAAAAGAACTGATGCAGCGCCTGCGCGCCCTGTGCGACCAGCACGGCATCCTGCTGATCGCCGACGAAGTGCAGACCGGCGCTGGCCGTACCGGCACCTTCTTCGCCATGGAACAGATGGGCGTCGCGCCTGACCTGACCACCTTCGCCAAGTCCATCGCTGGTGGCTTCCCGCTGGCCGGTGTGTGCGGCAAGGCCGAGTACATGGACGCCATCGCCCCGGGTGGCCTGGGCGGCACCTATGCCGGTTCGCCGATCGCCTGCGCCGCGGCCCTGGCCGTGATCGAAGTGTTCGAGGAAGAGCAACTGCTGGATCGCAGCAAGGCTGTTGGTGAGCGCCTGACCACCGGTCTGCGTGAAATCCAGAAGAAGCACTCGATCATCGGCGATGTCCGTGGTCTGGGCTCGATGATCGCGGTGGAAGTGTTCGAGAAGGGCACCCACACTCCAAACGCCGCCGCCGTTGCCCAGGTCGTGGCCAAGGCCCGTGACAAGGGCCTGATCCTGCTGTCCTGCGGTACCTACGGCAACGTCCTGCGCATCCTGGTGCCGCTGACCGCCGAAGACGCGCTGCTGGACAAAGGCCTGGCCATCATTGAAGAGTGCTTCGCCGAACTGGCCTGA